Proteins from a single region of Thermosipho japonicus:
- a CDS encoding N-glycosylase/DNA lyase translates to MIEEIKKIYFDAKELVENRWNEFLKLKNSNDELLLFSELSFCVLTANWSASGGIKAQKEIGEGFYTLSLSDLEIALKKVGHRFPKARAKYIYENRWIVGKLIDLINSYDVYTLREYLVKNIKGIGWKEASHFLRNIGFCEVSILDKHILRMLYKYNYIDEIPKSWSKKRYLQIEKIFNEISNEFGECPGKFDLYVWYYIKGKVEK, encoded by the coding sequence ATGATAGAAGAAATTAAAAAAATTTATTTTGATGCTAAAGAACTTGTTGAAAATCGTTGGAATGAATTTTTAAAATTAAAAAACAGTAATGATGAACTTTTACTATTTTCCGAGTTATCCTTTTGTGTTTTAACTGCAAACTGGTCTGCTTCCGGTGGTATTAAAGCCCAAAAAGAAATTGGAGAAGGTTTTTATACTCTTTCACTTTCTGATCTTGAAATAGCTTTAAAAAAAGTTGGACATCGTTTCCCTAAAGCTCGCGCAAAATATATATATGAAAACAGGTGGATTGTAGGAAAGTTAATTGATCTTATTAACAGTTATGATGTATATACCTTAAGGGAATATCTTGTAAAAAACATAAAAGGTATTGGATGGAAAGAAGCTTCACACTTTTTAAGAAATATAGGTTTTTGTGAAGTTTCTATTTTGGATAAACATATTTTAAGAATGCTGTATAAATATAATTATATTGATGAAATTCCAAAATCATGGAGTAAAAAAAGATACCTTCAGATTGAAAAAATTTTTAATGAAATTTCAAATGAATTTGGTGAATGTCCTGGAAAATTTGATTTATATGTTTGGTATTATATTAAAGGGAAAGTCGAAAAATAG
- a CDS encoding Rossmann-like domain-containing protein translates to MTLSKKLYDEALKFINNETLEDYVIGLGLSAAILSDGRCGVSYTLREDTLGKCEEFFKCTGDFGNPVSKINPGMKVKDILNIGLFSPDPLIRSVAYATLNAVFSTPEIKNMYSPGDLSQYINVGLDDTIGFIGRIDPLINSWKPKAWDILIFDRNRKGSDEVLPDWAIVDLLPKCSVVVISGSAIVNGSIDWILNYVKTDNVAIVGPSTSLAPNVFPVKLLAGINVLNSDKLFKLISHGAGTKKIIAEKAVEKVVLVQ, encoded by the coding sequence CTGACACTTTCTAAAAAATTATACGACGAAGCTCTTAAATTTATTAACAATGAAACACTTGAAGATTACGTAATAGGTCTTGGCCTCTCTGCAGCTATATTAAGTGATGGAAGATGTGGTGTAAGCTATACATTACGTGAAGATACTCTCGGAAAATGCGAAGAATTTTTCAAATGTACTGGTGATTTTGGAAACCCAGTAAGCAAGATAAATCCAGGAATGAAAGTAAAAGATATCCTAAATATTGGTCTATTTTCTCCTGATCCTTTAATAAGATCTGTTGCTTATGCAACATTAAATGCCGTATTTTCAACTCCAGAAATTAAAAATATGTATTCTCCAGGCGATCTAAGCCAATATATTAATGTAGGCCTTGATGACACAATAGGATTTATAGGTAGAATTGATCCTTTAATAAACTCATGGAAACCTAAAGCTTGGGATATATTAATATTCGATAGAAATAGAAAAGGTAGTGATGAAGTTTTACCTGATTGGGCTATAGTTGATCTACTTCCCAAATGTTCAGTTGTTGTTATATCAGGTTCTGCGATTGTAAATGGCTCTATAGATTGGATACTAAATTATGTAAAAACTGATAATGTTGCAATCGTTGGGCCTTCTACTTCTTTAGCCCCCAATGTTTTTCCAGTTAAATTACTTGCAGGAATTAATGTTTTAAACTCAGATAAGTTATTCAAACTAATATCACATGGAGCTGGTACTAAAAAAATCATTGCTGAAAAAGCAGTTGAAAAAGTCGTGTTAGTTCAATAA
- the lepB gene encoding signal peptidase I: protein MKKSPKEIAKEVVITLLYAIVAATIIRLFVFETMLVPTGSMIPTINIGDRLFIEKITYQAREPEIGEIVVFWTPFRDERAEQMLRAFDKFMDLFAPSKFKGHVKYVKRLVAKEGDIITLKNVDGNWKLFVNGKIPENLKNVNYQPDGIFKYPNLWKYLDQASRLRDNKTEYRNFLYNIALNNGTELANTIFSIIGGMDPVPYGIPYHEYVDEYLKPKNIDFDDYVWTENGEVYIKIPKGFYFFMGDNSKESLDSRYFGFVPKEAVIGRPILRIWPFQSFGPVQPLPRLSD from the coding sequence ATGAAAAAATCTCCTAAAGAAATTGCCAAAGAAGTTGTGATTACACTTTTGTATGCAATTGTTGCAGCAACTATTATTAGATTATTTGTTTTTGAAACTATGTTGGTCCCCACAGGATCTATGATCCCAACGATTAATATTGGGGACCGCCTTTTTATTGAAAAAATTACATATCAAGCACGTGAGCCAGAAATTGGTGAAATTGTGGTATTTTGGACTCCATTTAGAGATGAAAGAGCAGAGCAAATGTTAAGAGCATTTGACAAGTTTATGGATTTATTTGCTCCATCTAAATTTAAGGGACATGTAAAATATGTAAAAAGATTAGTTGCTAAAGAAGGGGACATAATTACTTTAAAGAATGTAGATGGTAATTGGAAATTATTTGTTAACGGCAAAATTCCAGAAAACTTAAAGAATGTTAATTATCAACCTGATGGTATTTTTAAATATCCTAATTTGTGGAAATATTTAGACCAAGCAAGTAGGTTAAGAGATAATAAAACTGAATATAGAAATTTTTTGTATAATATCGCACTTAATAATGGAACTGAACTTGCGAATACTATATTCAGCATAATTGGAGGAATGGATCCTGTCCCATATGGAATACCATATCATGAATATGTAGATGAATATTTAAAACCAAAGAATATAGATTTTGATGATTATGTCTGGACTGAAAATGGAGAGGTTTATATTAAAATTCCAAAAGGTTTTTACTTTTTCATGGGCGACAATTCAAAGGAAAGTTTAGACAGTAGATATTTTGGTTTTGTTCCAAAAGAAGCAGTGATTGGAAGACCTATATTGAGAATTTGGCCTTTCCAAAGTTTTGGACCAGTTCAGCCGTTGCCAAGATTAAGTGATTAA
- the rplS gene encoding 50S ribosomal protein L19, with amino-acid sequence MSMDNLVRIIEKDQIKDVPEFRPGDTVKVYVRFKEGNKERTQAFEGIVISMRGSGISKTFTVRRIGANGVGVERIFPLYAPIIEKIEVVRRGKVRRAKLYYLREVRGKVKIKERR; translated from the coding sequence ATGAGTATGGATAACCTTGTTAGAATTATTGAAAAAGATCAGATTAAGGATGTTCCAGAATTTAGACCTGGTGATACAGTAAAAGTTTATGTTAGATTTAAAGAAGGAAACAAAGAAAGAACACAAGCATTTGAAGGAATTGTAATTTCTATGAGAGGTTCTGGTATTAGCAAAACTTTTACAGTTAGAAGAATTGGTGCAAATGGTGTTGGTGTAGAAAGAATTTTCCCATTGTATGCTCCAATAATTGAAAAGATTGAAGTTGTTAGAAGAGGAAAGGTAAGAAGAGCAAAATTATACTATTTAAGAGAAGTACGCGGAAAGGTGAAAATTAAGGAGAGAAGGTAA
- a CDS encoding RNA methyltransferase, which produces MLSKLYIALIHYPILGRDGKIISTAVTNLDIHDIARTSRTYKIKRYYLVNNLPAQQDIVKKVLEYWREGFGKEYNPNRSEALSLVELKAYFEDVLEDIERLEGQKPIIMFTSAKMRENTISFEEGRKMVLESEKPILILFGTGWGMPDEILSKCNYALEPVRAKSDFNHLSVRAAVAIILDRLIGENV; this is translated from the coding sequence ATGTTAAGTAAGTTGTATATTGCTTTAATTCATTATCCTATATTAGGCAGAGATGGGAAAATTATATCAACAGCAGTGACGAATTTAGATATACATGATATTGCACGAACAAGCAGGACATATAAAATTAAAAGGTATTATTTAGTTAACAATCTGCCAGCACAGCAGGATATAGTAAAAAAGGTTTTAGAATATTGGAGAGAAGGATTTGGAAAAGAGTATAATCCAAATCGTTCTGAAGCACTTTCATTAGTTGAATTGAAAGCTTATTTTGAAGATGTATTAGAAGATATCGAACGGTTGGAAGGGCAAAAACCTATTATAATGTTTACTTCTGCTAAAATGCGAGAAAATACGATAAGTTTTGAAGAAGGAAGAAAAATGGTACTTGAATCAGAAAAACCTATTTTAATATTGTTTGGAACAGGTTGGGGAATGCCCGATGAGATATTGTCCAAATGCAATTATGCATTAGAACCAGTAAGAGCAAAAAGCGATTTTAACCATTTATCTGTTAGGGCAGCAGTTGCTATTATTCTTGATAGATTAATTGGAGAAAATGTATAG
- the trmD gene encoding tRNA (guanosine(37)-N1)-methyltransferase TrmD, producing the protein MKISVLTIFPEMVEVIKKYGVISRAVQENKIEISIFNLRDFTSDKHRTVDDYPFGGGPGMVMKPEPFFKFYDFYVKTFGKPHTILTSPQGRTFNNDLVKELSLKENLLIICGRYEGIDERVMEIVDDEISIGDYVLTGGELPAMVMIDAISRFVPGIISEESVIEESFNTGLLDHPHYTRPREFNGKKVPEVLLEGNHEKIEIWRRKMSLKKTIQRRPDLFLKKEFDEVDKKALLELFRELINNVK; encoded by the coding sequence TTGAAAATTAGTGTTTTGACAATTTTTCCAGAAATGGTTGAAGTAATAAAAAAATATGGAGTTATTTCACGAGCTGTTCAAGAGAATAAAATAGAGATTAGCATTTTTAATTTGAGAGATTTTACAAGTGATAAGCACAGAACTGTCGATGATTATCCTTTTGGTGGCGGTCCAGGAATGGTTATGAAGCCAGAGCCGTTCTTTAAGTTTTACGACTTTTATGTTAAAACTTTTGGAAAACCTCATACAATTTTAACTAGTCCACAAGGAAGAACTTTCAACAATGATCTTGTCAAAGAGTTAAGTTTAAAAGAGAATTTGTTAATAATTTGCGGTAGATACGAAGGAATTGATGAGAGAGTAATGGAAATAGTTGATGATGAAATTTCAATTGGAGATTATGTTTTAACTGGTGGAGAACTTCCAGCTATGGTAATGATTGATGCAATTTCGAGGTTTGTTCCTGGAATAATTTCTGAAGAATCTGTAATAGAAGAGTCTTTTAATACTGGATTATTAGATCATCCTCATTATACGCGTCCAAGAGAATTTAATGGTAAAAAAGTTCCAGAAGTATTATTGGAAGGCAACCATGAAAAAATTGAAATTTGGAGAAGGAAGATGTCTTTGAAAAAGACTATTCAAAGAAGGCCAGATTTATTTTTAAAGAAAGAATTTGATGAAGTTGATAAAAAGGCTTTGCTTGAACTTTTCAGGGAGTTGATTAATAATGTTAAGTAA
- the rimM gene encoding ribosome maturation factor RimM (Essential for efficient processing of 16S rRNA), translating to MIKTLRELLNGKVAVAILGKTHGLKGELKLHPFTNFPEIIESLEDIFLYNENTKQFMVATVENLRLADGYYIIKLNGVENVENARKFVGSKVYINKDELPNLSDDEYYFFEIVGSQVIDETGKVLGIVDEVIQTGSNDVIVVNKNKEDEILIPVIYDYILTLDKKNKKIVVKVPEWLD from the coding sequence ATGATAAAAACTCTCCGGGAGCTTTTGAACGGAAAGGTTGCAGTTGCAATTTTAGGAAAAACACATGGGCTCAAAGGAGAGTTAAAATTGCATCCGTTTACTAATTTTCCAGAAATTATTGAGTCTTTGGAAGATATTTTTCTTTATAATGAAAATACAAAACAGTTTATGGTTGCAACTGTAGAAAATTTAAGATTAGCTGATGGTTACTACATTATTAAACTAAATGGTGTTGAAAATGTTGAAAATGCTAGAAAATTTGTAGGTTCAAAAGTTTATATTAATAAGGATGAATTACCAAATTTATCGGATGATGAATATTATTTCTTTGAAATAGTTGGAAGCCAAGTTATAGATGAGACGGGAAAAGTTTTAGGAATTGTTGATGAAGTTATACAAACAGGTAGTAATGATGTAATAGTAGTTAATAAAAATAAAGAAGATGAAATTTTGATACCTGTGATTTATGATTATATTTTAACTTTAGACAAGAAAAATAAAAAAATTGTTGTTAAAGTACCGGAGTGGTTGGATTGA
- a CDS encoding KH domain-containing protein, which translates to MKELLEYMLKGIVKNPDEVVVLEFEENGKKVFEISVNPEDVGQVIGKDGRTIKSIKILLSSITDENNFILKVVR; encoded by the coding sequence ATGAAAGAACTCCTTGAGTATATGCTCAAGGGGATTGTAAAAAATCCCGATGAGGTTGTTGTATTGGAGTTTGAAGAAAATGGAAAAAAAGTGTTTGAAATATCCGTTAATCCTGAGGATGTCGGTCAAGTTATTGGAAAAGATGGGAGAACAATAAAGTCAATAAAAATTTTGTTATCTTCTATAACGGATGAGAATAATTTTATTTTGAAGGTGGTAAGATGA
- the rpsP gene encoding 30S ribosomal protein S16: MVRIRLTRMGKKKQPFYRIVVVDQRKRRDGAYIESLGYYDPIKDPYILNVDVDKAVEWIMKGAQPSDTVRNLLRKAGVFKKVDELKRTKKEENK; this comes from the coding sequence GTGGTAAGGATAAGATTAACTCGTATGGGAAAGAAAAAACAACCATTTTACAGAATTGTTGTTGTGGATCAAAGAAAGAGAAGAGACGGTGCATACATTGAAAGTTTAGGTTACTATGATCCGATTAAGGATCCATATATTTTGAATGTTGATGTTGATAAGGCTGTAGAATGGATTATGAAAGGAGCACAGCCAAGTGATACTGTAAGGAATTTATTAAGAAAAGCAGGAGTATTTAAAAAGGTTGATGAGCTTAAGAGAACAAAGAAGGAGGAAAATAAATGA
- the ffh gene encoding signal recognition particle protein: MFEGLQEKLSKAFKTLSGKGKITEKNIKEAIKMVKLSLLEADVNYKVVKEFIAEVTEKATGEEVLKSLTPDQMFIKILRDELIRVMGEKSQLSLVHSPSYIMMVGLQGSGKTTSAAKLANLLKKKGKKPFLVAADTYRPAAIDQLITLGKKIDVPVFCGDRKNPVKIVREAIKEVKDSGYNVVIFDTAGRLHIDDEMMNELEEIKDILNPDEILMVVDAMAGQDAVNSAKIFNERLDVTGYVVTKMDGDARGGVILSIRYITNKPIKFIGVGEKIEDLEEFHPERIASRILGLGDVLSLIEKAEQELDKDKMQRLGKKMLNAEFTLEDFQEQLKEIKKLGSLSKIVEMLPGSPKVDINQSEKELKVIEAIINSMTPEERRNPKILNASRKKRIAKGSGTSVQEVNKLLKNYEEMKKMMKIFKKGKLPFNLKGFKI; this comes from the coding sequence TTGTTTGAAGGTTTACAAGAAAAACTTTCTAAAGCTTTTAAGACGCTTTCGGGAAAAGGAAAAATCACTGAAAAAAATATAAAAGAAGCAATAAAAATGGTAAAGTTGTCATTGTTAGAAGCTGATGTAAATTACAAGGTAGTAAAGGAATTTATTGCAGAGGTAACTGAAAAAGCCACAGGTGAGGAAGTATTAAAGTCGTTAACCCCGGATCAGATGTTTATTAAAATTTTAAGAGATGAATTAATTAGGGTTATGGGAGAAAAATCCCAATTAAGTCTTGTACATTCTCCCTCTTACATTATGATGGTTGGACTTCAGGGAAGTGGTAAGACTACATCGGCGGCAAAACTTGCAAATTTGCTTAAGAAAAAAGGAAAAAAGCCATTTTTGGTTGCTGCTGATACATATAGACCTGCTGCGATAGACCAATTAATAACGTTAGGAAAGAAAATTGATGTGCCAGTTTTTTGTGGCGATCGAAAAAATCCAGTTAAAATAGTTCGTGAGGCTATAAAAGAAGTTAAAGATAGTGGATACAATGTTGTAATTTTTGATACTGCGGGGCGTTTGCATATTGATGATGAAATGATGAATGAATTGGAAGAAATAAAGGATATTCTTAATCCAGATGAAATATTGATGGTTGTGGATGCCATGGCTGGGCAAGATGCTGTAAATTCTGCAAAGATTTTTAATGAACGATTGGATGTTACAGGATATGTAGTTACAAAGATGGATGGAGATGCAAGAGGTGGCGTGATACTTTCGATAAGGTATATTACTAATAAACCAATAAAATTTATTGGAGTTGGAGAAAAGATAGAAGACTTAGAAGAGTTTCATCCTGAAAGGATTGCTAGTAGAATTTTAGGTCTTGGAGATGTTTTAAGTTTAATTGAGAAAGCTGAGCAAGAACTTGATAAAGATAAAATGCAAAGACTAGGTAAAAAGATGCTTAATGCAGAATTTACACTTGAAGATTTTCAAGAGCAATTAAAAGAGATAAAAAAGTTAGGTTCATTATCAAAAATTGTTGAGATGTTGCCAGGTAGTCCGAAAGTGGATATAAATCAGAGTGAAAAAGAATTAAAAGTAATTGAAGCAATAATTAATTCAATGACACCTGAAGAGAGAAGAAATCCAAAAATTTTAAATGCTAGCAGAAAAAAAAGAATAGCAAAAGGTAGCGGTACAAGCGTTCAAGAAGTGAATAAACTTCTTAAAAACTATGAGGAAATGAAAAAAATGATGAAGATATTTAAGAAAGGAAAATTACCATTCAATCTAAAAGGATTTAAAATTTAA
- a CDS encoding thiamine ABC transporter substrate-binding protein, whose product MKKALIYLILTISVISLSVEKLVVYTYDSFVSGIGKEIVPIFEKKYGCKVELLSFGDAGTVLSRLMLEKNNPKADVIVGLDQALLIRAIENDLVQKFKPENLSLLKYPELYNEYGTPYDFGAIAIVYNKEKIKNPPKSFNDLLKDEFRGKIVVEDPRTSSTGLSFLLWTIAAFNEKYLDFWSKFKDNLLTITPGWDEAFEMLESGEADIMVSYATDGAYSYYYYGNVKYVPVILDEGAFVQVEYASLVKNAKNVELAKKFIEFLLSDEFQEKVPLNQWMLPVTNVKLPEAFKYVPEIKKVLEIKNDIYKNQERILKEWSKEVIGG is encoded by the coding sequence ATGAAAAAAGCACTTATTTATTTAATATTAACTATCTCAGTAATTTCATTATCAGTAGAAAAACTTGTCGTTTATACATATGACAGTTTTGTATCTGGTATTGGTAAAGAAATTGTTCCAATTTTTGAAAAAAAGTATGGTTGTAAAGTAGAACTTTTATCTTTTGGTGATGCTGGAACTGTGCTTTCAAGACTTATGCTTGAAAAAAATAATCCTAAAGCTGATGTAATAGTTGGTCTTGATCAAGCGTTATTAATTAGAGCCATCGAAAATGATCTAGTTCAAAAATTTAAACCTGAAAATTTATCTTTGCTAAAATATCCAGAATTGTATAATGAATACGGCACTCCATATGATTTTGGTGCAATTGCTATTGTTTATAACAAGGAAAAAATTAAAAATCCACCAAAAAGCTTTAACGATCTTTTAAAAGATGAATTTAGAGGAAAAATCGTTGTTGAAGATCCTAGAACTTCAAGCACTGGTCTTAGCTTTCTTCTATGGACTATTGCGGCATTTAATGAAAAATATTTGGATTTTTGGTCCAAATTTAAAGACAATTTACTGACAATAACACCAGGATGGGACGAAGCATTTGAAATGTTAGAATCAGGCGAAGCTGATATCATGGTTAGCTATGCAACCGATGGTGCATACAGCTATTATTACTATGGCAACGTCAAATACGTTCCAGTAATTTTAGATGAAGGTGCATTTGTTCAAGTTGAATATGCTTCACTTGTAAAAAATGCTAAAAACGTAGAACTTGCAAAAAAATTCATAGAATTTCTACTTTCAGATGAATTTCAAGAAAAAGTTCCTTTAAATCAATGGATGCTTCCTGTTACAAATGTAAAGTTACCTGAAGCTTTTAAATATGTTCCTGAAATAAAAAAAGTTCTTGAGATAAAAAATGATATTTATAAGAATCAAGAAAGGATTTTAAAAGAATGGTCAAAAGAAGTAATTGGTGGCTAA